The proteins below come from a single Faecalibaculum rodentium genomic window:
- a CDS encoding glutamate synthase subunit beta has product MGKPNGFLEYKREDNPWRPCQDRILDFQEFKMALRESERREQAARCMNCGVPFCQSAIELKGRVTGCPLHNLIPEWNDEICNRHDRHALSRLLKTNPFPEFTGRVCPALCEKACINGIDGQPVTVHDNELFIIETAWENGWMQPSTPAVRSGKSVAVVGAGPAGLAAAEILNQRGHSVTVFEQKDRAGGLLMYGIPNMKLDKSVVERRIRKMEAEGVRFVFNAMAGRDMTREDLKQDFDAILLACGSRQARDLQIPGRDLAGIHFAVEYLERATRQVLDGTPWIDAWNKDVVIVGGGDTGNDCVGTAVRQGARSVTAIEMMPKLPDQRQPGNPWPEWPNVSKTDYGQQEAIAQYGRDPRLFETTVTEAIGEDGQIEAVRIAKVTFTDGRMQIVEGSEQVIPCDLLLIAAGFTGIEGNLKDTFALETTSRNVIATDGYQTADPQIFAAGDCRRGQSLVVWAISEGTRAARQIDEYLMGYTNIE; this is encoded by the coding sequence ATGGGCAAACCAAACGGATTTCTCGAATACAAACGGGAAGACAATCCCTGGCGTCCCTGCCAGGACCGGATTCTGGATTTTCAGGAATTCAAGATGGCGCTCCGGGAATCGGAGCGGCGGGAGCAGGCGGCGCGGTGCATGAACTGTGGTGTTCCTTTCTGTCAGTCAGCGATCGAACTGAAGGGCCGGGTCACAGGATGCCCACTGCACAATCTGATTCCGGAATGGAACGATGAAATCTGCAACCGCCACGACAGACATGCTCTGAGCCGGCTGCTGAAGACCAATCCGTTTCCGGAATTCACCGGTCGTGTCTGCCCCGCTCTGTGTGAGAAAGCCTGTATCAATGGAATTGACGGACAGCCGGTGACGGTCCATGACAATGAACTGTTCATCATTGAAACAGCCTGGGAAAACGGCTGGATGCAGCCGTCCACCCCGGCTGTGCGTTCCGGCAAGTCGGTGGCAGTGGTCGGGGCCGGACCAGCCGGTCTGGCTGCGGCCGAGATCCTCAATCAGCGTGGTCATTCAGTGACAGTGTTCGAGCAGAAAGACCGGGCTGGAGGTCTGTTGATGTACGGCATTCCGAACATGAAGCTGGACAAGTCAGTGGTCGAACGGCGGATCCGCAAGATGGAAGCCGAAGGTGTCAGATTTGTATTCAATGCCATGGCCGGCAGGGACATGACACGTGAGGATCTCAAACAGGACTTCGATGCCATTCTGCTGGCGTGCGGTTCCCGACAGGCGCGGGATCTGCAGATACCTGGCCGCGATCTTGCGGGCATCCACTTCGCTGTGGAGTACCTGGAGCGTGCAACGAGACAGGTGCTGGATGGCACTCCCTGGATCGATGCCTGGAACAAAGATGTGGTAATAGTAGGTGGCGGCGATACCGGAAACGACTGTGTGGGCACGGCTGTCCGCCAGGGAGCCCGTTCCGTAACGGCCATTGAAATGATGCCGAAGCTTCCCGACCAGCGGCAGCCTGGCAATCCCTGGCCTGAATGGCCCAATGTATCCAAAACGGATTATGGCCAGCAGGAAGCCATCGCTCAGTATGGACGGGATCCGCGGCTGTTTGAAACCACAGTGACGGAAGCCATCGGAGAGGATGGCCAGATCGAAGCGGTCCGTATTGCCAAAGTCACATTCACTGACGGCAGGATGCAAATCGTGGAAGGATCCGAGCAGGTGATACCCTGTGATCTTCTGCTCATTGCCGCAGGGTTCACCGGCATCGAAGGTAATCTGAAGGACACCTTTGCACTCGAGACCACCAGCCGGAATGTCATCGCAACGGATGGATATCAGACAGCGGATCCGCAGATCTTTGCCGCCGGTGACTGCAGACGCGGTCAGTCACTGGTTGTATGGGCCATCAGCGAAGGGACCAGGGCTGCGCGGCAGATTGACGAGTATCTGATGGGCTATACCAATATCGAGTGA
- a CDS encoding manganese efflux pump MntP family protein gives MSSLLVTALILGAGLAMDAFSVSLADGLNEPHMPGARMIFISGLFGFFQFIMPLAGWLCVHAIARLFQGFQPFIPWISLILLVWIGIDMIRESGSRQKPAVTISALAIQGIATSIDALSVGFTISAYSWSEALPFCLVIGVVTWIICLAGLWIGKRFGVRLARTSGLAGGVLLICIGLEIFIRGLF, from the coding sequence ATGAGTTCTCTGCTTGTCACTGCTTTGATCCTCGGGGCCGGACTTGCGATGGATGCCTTTTCTGTTTCACTCGCAGATGGTCTGAACGAACCCCATATGCCCGGAGCGCGAATGATATTCATCTCCGGGCTGTTTGGATTCTTCCAGTTTATCATGCCTCTTGCGGGATGGTTGTGCGTACATGCCATAGCCAGACTGTTTCAGGGCTTCCAGCCATTCATTCCGTGGATTTCCCTGATCCTGCTGGTCTGGATCGGGATAGACATGATCCGGGAATCAGGCAGTCGCCAGAAACCAGCCGTGACCATTTCAGCCCTGGCAATCCAGGGTATCGCCACCAGCATTGACGCTCTTTCTGTCGGATTTACCATATCCGCCTATTCCTGGTCAGAAGCCCTTCCATTCTGCCTGGTGATTGGAGTCGTCACCTGGATCATCTGTCTGGCCGGCCTATGGATCGGCAAGCGGTTTGGAGTCAGGCTTGCCCGGACGTCCGGACTGGCCGGCGGGGTACTGCTGATCTGCATCGGACTGGAAATATTCATCAGAGGTCTGTTCTGA